A segment of the Bacteroidota bacterium genome:
GAATATTTTTTTTGTAGGGTGTTGGAGAGCCAAGTTGGGATAAAATCAACAAAACTTTACAAAACAAATTTATCTTATCAGTGAAACAACTCCGTTATAACTTTTATGTTCATTTTGCCCAGTTTTTATTTTAATAAAGTAATAATAGTTTCCCTGTACACATTTTTTGTTTTTATAAATCCCATCCCATCCTTTATCTATGTTACTGCTTTCAAAGATTTTTTGACCCCAAGAGTTAAATATCTCCATCTGAAATTTTTCAATATTTACACCTTTAACAAAAAAATTATCGTTTGTTCCGTCTCCATTAGGCGAAAATGCTGTTGGAATAAATATAACAGCTTTGTATGGAATACATAATACATTACTAATGCTTTGTTGTTTATTGCCTTCTTTTTCAATTGCTCTTATTCTGTAACATTTTTCAAATTCTAATTCATCCGAATAGTAATTATTATCTATATATTCTTTGTCGTTTAAACTAATAAAACTTTCAAAATCATTTTTTAAATTCTTGTATTCTATTATGTATTTATCAACTCCTTTATACCAAAGTTCAAAAGGTGTCCATTTTAGAATTGCATATTCATTACCAATGCTTTCACCTGTAAGTAATATATTTTTAAGATAGCTACTTGCTGCAGAAGAACGATAACAACTATCTTTAGCGTATATTTTATAAGAATAAATACTTTCCTTAGCTTTTACAAATTTATCGTAATAAAATGAATCTGTTTGATTTAATAAACTATCATAATCTTCATTTTCTGATTTACGAAAAACCTCATAAGAAAAAGCATCAGGATGCTTAAACCAATTTACTGTAATTGAATCATTGTTTAATACATTTACAGTTAATGAATTTATTTTTTCTGTACCGTTAAAACCTTTCCTAAGATGAAGAATTGCAGAATCTTTAGTAACACAGCCTGTTGGACCTGTTAGTACTTGCAATATTTTATAATTCCCCGAATAAGGATAATAATGTGTAGGAGACGAACTATTTGAAATTGCACTGTCTCCAAAATCATAAAAATAAGTTGTTACTTTACCAAAAGAAGTATCCTTAATATCCAATGTATAAGGAGAGCAATAATTTATTTGACTCATTTTAAAACCAGGGCGTGGTGCATCAATAATATTTACAGCCTGTTCTTTTTCAATAGTATCAGAGCAAAAACCATTACTATATATTAATTTAATTGAATATTTACCCGTTTTTGTATAAATATGCTCAGGATTTTTATCCATACCTGATGTACCATCTCCAAAGTCCCAAAGCCAACTTTCACCAAGTACAGGATGAACAGTATCACTTTTTGAAGAATCGTAAAATTTAAATTTTAGCCATTGACATCCAATAGAAGTATCAGTTATAAAATCTGCAACAGTTGGTTTTATATAATTTATAGTATCCTGTGCCCAGCGTGTGTAACCTGCAGGAGTTACAGCTTTAAGCTT
Coding sequences within it:
- a CDS encoding gliding motility-associated C-terminal domain-containing protein, giving the protein MSKHNKHIIFKIKLILIFLFLQTNTFAQIYNYMTAGAHKIYDLNTFPPVYKGSLDIYFGAMSTICDSMGRLKLVSLGTYIYNSNLESINKNGFMNCQFACKDGSILVPSKVKGVYYYFYLHNGNGKCYKPGMSYAIIDVNADGGKGAVVDTHTFYSTSNYEHQKLIVAPHQNKGEFWIISPNVINHKIFAWHFDGVKIANYVVYNDIEPYFCKSLIEDFSGQCYSVTTNNLFYLFNSKEKDSIVLKQYVFNNKSGILKHKATHGIRKFDYLDSSRMNPKYTLDAEITESDTVLYIALSYRNEVITDSTYLIQYGFDKNMNINAKKTHKIKYSIKDLRLSSDDKLYYLMNLYLNYRTAFALSVITNNATFRIKEIFPPVKKNYARFYMSSNIHENLLVRFYSNYKCRNIVEFTNQSDFSKYENFTWYFPNGDSSNTYHSTYVFLSSGQYVVKLKAVTPAGYTRWAQDTINYIKPTVADFITDTSIGCQWLKFKFYDSSKSDTVHPVLGESWLWDFGDGTSGMDKNPEHIYTKTGKYSIKLIYSNGFCSDTIEKEQAVNIIDAPRPGFKMSQINYCSPYTLDIKDTSFGKVTTYFYDFGDSAISNSSSPTHYYPYSGNYKILQVLTGPTGCVTKDSAILHLRKGFNGTEKINSLTVNVLNNDSITVNWFKHPDAFSYEVFRKSENEDYDSLLNQTDSFYYDKFVKAKESIYSYKIYAKDSCYRSSAASSYLKNILLTGESIGNEYAILKWTPFELWYKGVDKYIIEYKNLKNDFESFISLNDKEYIDNNYYSDELEFEKCYRIRAIEKEGNKQQSISNVLCIPYKAVIFIPTAFSPNGDGTNDNFFVKGVNIEKFQMEIFNSWGQKIFESSNIDKGWDGIYKNKKCVQGNYYYFIKIKTGQNEHKSYNGVVSLIR